The sequence CCGAGCTTCTCCATGGCGCGCCGGGCGCAGCCGCGCACGGCGGCGAACTCGCGGCGCCGCTTGGTCACCGCGCGGGCGACGAGCGCCTCCTCCTCCGGGTGCAGGGGGGTGTCCCACAGCGGGTCGTCACGCTGGGCCTCCACGGCCACGACCGACTCCGGGAGCAGTTCCTCGATCACCGGCTTCCACCTCCTCCATCGGCAGGATGCGGCGCGCCGTGCCCGGCGCCTGCGAACGCTTGCGCCACTCGCGGGGGTAGCCCACCGAGACCTCGGTGAAGCGGACCCCGTCGTGCCAGGTGGTGCGGGGGATGTGCAGATGGCCGTAGACCATGGTGGCGACGCGGAACCGGCGGTGCCAGTCGGCGGTCAGCCCGGTGCCGCACCACATGGCGAACTCGGGGTGCCACAGCACCTCGGTGGGGTGCCGGTGCAGCGGGTAGTGGTTGGCCAGCACGGTCGGCAGGTCCGCGGGCAGCGCCGCGAGCCGCTCCTCGGTCCACGCCACCCGGTCGCGGCACCATGCCTCGCGGCTCGGGTACGGGTCGGGGTGCAGCAGGTACTCGTCGTTGCAGACGATGCCGGTGCTCTCGGCGTAGGCGAGGCCCTCGGCCTTGGTGGTGCAGCCGGCGGGCAGGAAGCTGTAGTCGTAGCCGAGGAACAGCGGGGCGACGGCGACCGGTCCGCCGGGCCCCTGCCACACCGGGTAGGGGTCCTCGGGGGTGAGGACGCCGAGTTCGCGGCAGACCTCGACCAGGTGCTCGTAGCGGGCGACACCGCGCAGCTGCACGGGGTCCTTCGGATGGGTCCACAGGTCGTGGTTGCCGGGTGTCCACAGGACCTTGCGGAAGCGGGCCGCGAGGGTGGCGAGGGTCCAGCGGATGTCCTCCACCGTCTCCGCGATGTCGCCCGCGACGATCAGCCAGTCCTCGTCGCCCGTCGGGTACAGCTGCTCCACGAGCGCCCGGTTCTCCGGGTAGGAGATGTGCAGATCGCTGATGGCCAGCAACTGGCCGGGACCGGCCGTCGGCTCCACCCCGTTTCCCCCTTCTGATCA is a genomic window of Streptomyces sp. WP-1 containing:
- a CDS encoding metallophosphoesterase, with product MEPTAGPGQLLAISDLHISYPENRALVEQLYPTGDEDWLIVAGDIAETVEDIRWTLATLAARFRKVLWTPGNHDLWTHPKDPVQLRGVARYEHLVEVCRELGVLTPEDPYPVWQGPGGPVAVAPLFLGYDYSFLPAGCTTKAEGLAYAESTGIVCNDEYLLHPDPYPSREAWCRDRVAWTEERLAALPADLPTVLANHYPLHRHPTEVLWHPEFAMWCGTGLTADWHRRFRVATMVYGHLHIPRTTWHDGVRFTEVSVGYPREWRKRSQAPGTARRILPMEEVEAGDRGTAPGVGRGRGGPA